From Rhizobium sp. NZLR1, a single genomic window includes:
- a CDS encoding FAD-dependent oxidoreductase codes for MTQNSSVDVLISGAGAAGLTLAIELARRGVSFRLIEKLNDPFRGSRGKGIQPRTQEVFEDLGILDQIVALGGAYPLQREYRDDGIFSESEAVLRGEPTPAEPYHLPLMVPQFLTEGVMRERLLELGHQPEFGCELIGFEQHEASVTARLTGPFGEETIQARWLIGADGGRSFVRHALDIGFPGKTLGVRAIVADVMLTGLERDAWHRFGEGDMRRQIALCPLAGTELFQIQGPIPLEGEIDLSASWLTALVAERTGRDDIHVHSVSWASAFTMNARLADRYRLGRVFLVGDAAHTHPPTGGQGLNTSVQDAYNLGWKLAAVVAGGPDALLDSYEEERRPVAAAMLGLATDLLDQLKRGEMRRGREVHQLDIGYPESSIALEKPERRGGLLAGDRAPDAPLTGAAGQPRRLFELFSGAHWTLLGYEVEQVTVPPRSGLHIHRIGRRGDILDKAGHFRDAYALTPGDWALVRPDGYVGAIVGSSDALALDAYLANVGLGT; via the coding sequence ATGACACAGAATTCTTCAGTCGACGTGCTGATATCAGGCGCCGGCGCGGCCGGGCTGACGCTGGCGATCGAGCTGGCGCGGCGCGGCGTATCCTTCCGCCTGATCGAGAAATTGAACGACCCGTTCCGCGGCTCCCGCGGCAAGGGAATTCAGCCAAGAACGCAGGAGGTCTTCGAGGATCTCGGCATTCTCGACCAGATCGTCGCGCTCGGCGGCGCCTATCCCCTGCAGCGAGAATATCGCGACGACGGAATCTTCAGCGAATCCGAAGCCGTGCTGCGTGGGGAGCCGACGCCCGCCGAGCCCTACCATCTTCCGCTGATGGTGCCGCAGTTCCTGACCGAAGGCGTGATGCGCGAGCGCCTGCTCGAACTGGGGCACCAGCCGGAGTTCGGATGCGAACTCATCGGCTTCGAACAGCACGAGGCAAGCGTGACGGCGCGGCTCACGGGACCATTTGGCGAAGAGACTATTCAGGCGCGATGGCTCATCGGCGCGGATGGCGGGCGCAGCTTCGTACGCCACGCGCTTGATATCGGTTTTCCCGGCAAGACGCTCGGCGTGCGCGCCATCGTCGCCGATGTCATGCTGACGGGGTTGGAGCGCGACGCCTGGCATCGCTTCGGCGAAGGCGACATGCGGCGACAGATCGCACTTTGCCCGCTCGCGGGAACGGAACTGTTCCAGATCCAGGGACCCATTCCGCTCGAAGGCGAGATCGACCTTTCCGCTTCATGGTTGACCGCCTTGGTCGCGGAGCGCACCGGCCGCGACGATATTCACGTCCACTCGGTCTCCTGGGCTTCGGCCTTCACCATGAACGCCCGGCTTGCCGATCGCTACCGGCTCGGCCGCGTGTTCCTGGTCGGCGATGCTGCCCATACGCATCCGCCGACCGGCGGACAGGGCCTCAATACCAGCGTTCAGGACGCCTATAATCTCGGATGGAAGCTGGCTGCAGTCGTCGCCGGCGGCCCTGATGCACTGCTCGACAGCTATGAGGAAGAGCGTCGCCCGGTCGCCGCGGCGATGTTGGGTCTTGCCACAGATCTTCTCGACCAACTCAAGCGGGGCGAGATGCGGCGCGGCCGCGAGGTCCATCAGTTGGATATCGGCTATCCCGAATCCTCCATCGCGCTGGAAAAGCCGGAGCGCCGCGGCGGCCTGCTGGCGGGCGACCGCGCGCCGGATGCGCCGCTCACGGGTGCGGCCGGCCAGCCGAGACGGCTGTTCGAACTGTTCAGCGGCGCGCACTGGACGCTGCTCGGCTACGAGGTCGAGCAAGTCACTGTGCCGCCGCGCAGCGGATTGCACATCCACAGGATCGGCCGGCGCGGCGATATCCTTGATAAAGCCGGGCACTTCCGTGACGCCTACGCTCTGACCCCAGGTGACTGGGCGCTCGTGCGCCCGGACGGGTATGTCGGCGCCATCGTCGGATCGTCTGATGCCTTGGCGCTGGATGCCTATCTGGCAAATGTCGGCCTTGGAACATGA
- a CDS encoding DUF982 domain-containing protein: MRQTAHFRPVGLASIGLGHYAVINSVWDAARTLLHDWPVDDGEEYFEAVKSCLDAIIGDLPPDEVRASFIRAAQEAGIAVIEAAD, translated from the coding sequence GTGAGACAGACGGCACATTTTCGACCGGTCGGCTTGGCCTCAATAGGGCTCGGCCATTATGCCGTTATTAACTCTGTGTGGGATGCCGCGCGCACGCTGCTGCACGATTGGCCAGTAGACGACGGCGAAGAATATTTCGAAGCCGTGAAATCCTGCCTGGATGCGATCATCGGCGATCTCCCGCCGGATGAGGTGCGGGCATCCTTCATCAGGGCTGCGCAGGAAGCCGGCATCGCCGTCATCGAAGCTGCGGACTGA